In the Helianthus annuus cultivar XRQ/B chromosome 11, HanXRQr2.0-SUNRISE, whole genome shotgun sequence genome, one interval contains:
- the LOC110891795 gene encoding tryptophan aminotransferase-related protein 3 — translation MKKYCYGICFLISLAINILFSIHLYVGDGPNQEISCRSSLTWSEKAAAEAEAVAAISCSGHGRAFLDGSISDGQPVCECYGCYSGTDCSELSPGCAADANSGDPIYLEPFWMQNAADTAVVISGWHRMSYEYADDPMMSPELDKYIRKLHSVAGNAITQDRYIVFGVGSSQLLSAAVYALSSQNSSSPSNVLASTPFYHLYKDQTRLFNSKNFVYRGDTNSWQTNNTDVIEFVTSPTNPGGELKKKSVTGGKTIHDHAYFWPQFTPIPGPSDHDLMIFSLSKLTGHAGTRFGWAIIKDKDVYDKVLNYIYLANAGISKDTQLRALKVLKVAMKADGKPFFEFAYNQMSDRWNRLTSVFSKSTRFSIQRRHPLHCNFFHQTRQPSPAYAWVRCERQEDNDCAAVLKAGKIIGQSGSTFSAKDRYARLSLIKSQDDFELLMQRLTELVSLENHNIEIM, via the exons ATGAAGAAATATTGTTATGGAATTTGTTTCTTAATTTCATTAGCAATCaatatattatttagtatacaTCTATATGTAGGTGATGGTCCGAATCAGGAGATTAGTTGCCGGTCGTCATTGACATGGAGCGAGAAAGCAGCCGCAGAGGCGGAGGCGGTTGCAGCAATCTCATGCTCCGGCCACGGTAGAGCATTCCTTGACGGTTCGATATCTGACGGTCAACCTGTTTGTGAATGCTATGGTTGTTACAGTGGCACTGATTGCTCAGAATTATCTCCAGGATGTGCTGCTGATGCTAATAG TGGGGATCCTATATACCTTGAGCCATTCTGGATGCAAAATGCAGCGGATACTGCAGTCGTCATATCGGGGTGGCATCGTATGAGTTACGAATATGCTGATGACCCTATGATGTCACCAGAGCTCGACAAGTACATTCGTAAGCTACATTCAGTTGCCGGGAATGCCATCACTCAAGACCGATACATTGTCTTTGGTGTCGGATCATCCCAACTTCTAAGTGCAGCTGTTTATGCTCTTTCCTCTCAAAACTCTTCTTCGCCATCCAACGTCCTGGCTTCCACGCCGTTCTATCAC TTGTACAAGGATCAAACAAGGTTGTTTAACTCGAAGAACTTTGTGTATAGAGGAGACACAAACTCATGGCAAACAAATAACACAGATGTTATTGAATTTGTAACCTCACCAACCAATCCAGGTGGGGAGTTGAAGAAGAAATCGGTTACAGGAGGGAAGACAATACACGATCATGCCTATTTTTGGCCACAGTTTACACCTATCCCGGGCCCTTCAGATCATGATCTCATGATTTTTAGTCTTTCTAAGCTCACTGGTCATGCCGGTACACGCTTTGG ATGGGCGATTATAAAAGATAAAGACGTATATGACAAGGTTTTAAACTATATCTACTTGGCTAATGCGGGGATTTCAAAGGACACTCAATTAAGAGCTTTAAAGGTTCTAAAAGTCGCAATGAAAGCAGATGGAAAACCCTTCTTCGAATTCGCTTATAACCAAATGAGTGACCGTTGGAATAGATTGACTTCTGTCTTCTCAAAGTCAACAAGATTTTCAATCCAGAGAAGACATCCTTTGCATTGCAATTTCTTTCACCAAACTAGGCAACCATCTCCAG CCTATGCATGGGTAAGATGTGAAAGACAAGAAGACAATGATTGTGCTGCGGTGCTAAAAGCCGGCAAAATCATCGGCCAAAGTGGAAGTACCTTTAGCGCCAAAGATCGTTATGCACGACTTAGTCTAATTAAGAGCCAAGATGACTTTGAGCTGCTTATGCAACGACTCACCGAGCTAGTGTCTCTTGAAAACCACAACATAGAGATAATGTGA